A region from the Desulfovibrio sp. ZJ209 genome encodes:
- a CDS encoding flagellar hook-length control protein FliK → MQIMPTSSADASLGFFGSTSNSAGNGNGDFLQSMQDAMEAVDDGSELSVSAALEADAEAGRPVVESPYTRTTTDGVTYTLSEVCFTKQELAELRLQLVKEGAPEEALKQFDILASQPNGATLAQVMASLRVAGNAPSLNEEDEHAIIALLGQIDPTGDLAQDVLAKMRDGNGEAALELIAQGFASMDAGSTIEISIEDALALGRGLGLDTGSLMNLAGNFGGFPALKVTAEQFGNLMAPATAQLTQQRANQEKLDAAVEKTLKPIISKARDRMEKEKAASELENRRVQQSRILIDRTVQEKSRGILDETLAADAQAADRQQASVAEVMSRKADAEKSAMVGHAGKEESASRRPGAEAVENASRRQNVAETAQERQAGAASNAEGARNTAVTRDMGNDARHGADDSAARDSKDNKNPEWNELLGKVETRAAAPAQPTTAASGSFLYTMLQGGQNIPDAVPAQDAGQLPQISRQVAQQVEQGMLTAMRDGATRLDLQLHPAELGAITITLVARNGEVSAQIRSEKSETAEMVSRQLDTIRVNLEQQGIKVDKIEVQMENSADQNPSTAWQDLGQHNARQEEDARREELARLRNLATVRNNSRNSEPTVLEQPVHISGQTARYAGQAMHLVA, encoded by the coding sequence ATGCAAATTATGCCTACCAGTTCCGCCGATGCCAGCCTGGGCTTTTTCGGGAGCACGTCAAACTCCGCCGGCAACGGCAACGGCGACTTCCTCCAGTCCATGCAGGACGCCATGGAAGCCGTGGACGACGGGAGCGAGCTCTCCGTGAGCGCGGCCCTCGAGGCCGACGCCGAGGCCGGGCGCCCGGTGGTGGAAAGCCCCTATACCCGCACCACCACGGACGGCGTGACCTATACCCTGAGCGAAGTCTGCTTCACCAAGCAGGAGCTCGCCGAACTGCGCCTCCAGCTCGTCAAGGAAGGCGCGCCGGAAGAGGCCCTGAAGCAATTTGACATCCTGGCCTCCCAGCCCAACGGGGCCACGCTCGCGCAGGTCATGGCCAGCCTGCGCGTGGCCGGCAACGCCCCCTCCCTCAACGAAGAGGACGAGCATGCCATCATCGCCCTGCTCGGCCAGATCGACCCCACGGGCGACCTCGCCCAGGACGTGCTCGCCAAGATGCGCGACGGCAACGGCGAGGCGGCCCTCGAGCTCATCGCCCAGGGCTTCGCCAGCATGGATGCGGGCAGCACCATCGAGATCAGCATCGAGGACGCCCTGGCCCTCGGGCGCGGCCTCGGCCTCGATACCGGCAGCCTCATGAACCTGGCCGGCAACTTCGGCGGCTTCCCGGCGCTGAAGGTCACGGCCGAGCAGTTCGGCAACCTCATGGCCCCGGCCACGGCCCAGCTCACCCAGCAGCGCGCCAACCAGGAAAAGCTGGACGCGGCCGTGGAAAAGACCCTGAAGCCCATCATCAGCAAGGCCCGCGACCGCATGGAGAAGGAAAAGGCCGCGAGCGAGCTGGAAAACCGCCGCGTGCAGCAGAGCCGCATCCTCATCGACCGCACCGTGCAGGAAAAGAGCCGGGGCATCCTTGACGAGACGCTGGCCGCCGACGCGCAGGCCGCCGACAGGCAGCAGGCCAGCGTGGCCGAGGTCATGAGCCGCAAGGCCGATGCCGAAAAGAGCGCCATGGTCGGCCATGCCGGCAAGGAAGAGAGCGCCAGCCGCCGCCCGGGCGCCGAAGCCGTGGAAAACGCTTCGCGCCGCCAGAACGTGGCCGAGACGGCGCAGGAGCGCCAGGCCGGCGCCGCCTCCAATGCCGAGGGCGCCCGCAACACCGCCGTCACCCGCGACATGGGCAATGACGCCCGCCACGGCGCGGACGATTCCGCCGCGCGCGACAGCAAGGACAACAAAAACCCCGAGTGGAACGAGCTCCTCGGCAAGGTGGAGACCCGGGCGGCCGCTCCCGCGCAGCCCACCACGGCGGCCAGCGGTTCCTTCCTCTACACCATGCTTCAGGGCGGGCAAAATATTCCCGATGCCGTGCCGGCGCAGGATGCGGGCCAGCTCCCGCAGATCTCGCGGCAGGTGGCGCAGCAGGTGGAGCAGGGCATGCTCACCGCCATGCGCGACGGCGCCACGCGCCTTGACCTTCAGCTGCACCCGGCGGAGCTCGGCGCCATCACCATCACCCTCGTCGCGCGCAACGGCGAGGTGAGCGCGCAGATCCGCTCCGAGAAGAGCGAGACCGCCGAGATGGTCTCCCGCCAGCTCGACACCATCCGGGTCAACCTGGAGCAGCAGGGCATCAAGGTCGACAAGATAGAAGTGCAGATGGAAAATTCTGCCGACCAGAACCCCTCCACCGCCTGGCAGGACCTCGGGCAGCACAACGCGAGGCAGGAAGAAGATGCCCGCCGGGAAGAGCTTGCCCGGCTGCGCAATCTTGCAACCGTTCGCAATAACTCAAGAAATTCTGAACCGACCGTTTTGGAACAGCCTGTGCATATTAGCGGCCAAACGGCACGATATGCCGGGCAGGCCATGCACCTCGTAGCCTAG
- a CDS encoding flagellar hook assembly protein FlgD: protein MSSITQALNQTNNEFNSALSKQKGSNLDKDSFMLLLVTQFKYQDPLNPMDDKEFIAQMAQFSSLEQLMNLNTSMEGLTTATNNQQMVNATSYIGKLVSVSGNTIGKSTAANADGKMETSISTFRYAFGDNVVKGTLSVKDANGNTIYTEDLAGKQAGVTFEFNWNGKMGNGLDAPDGVYTVSLGAFNDKGEAVLSDQVVDATVTGVVNSDGTVYLGMDGGQLMELANVRQVTTPKVKESSAAKDESDAKAEDGKNEENKTDESETADAESGSSEQEAASGETEEAKAA, encoded by the coding sequence ATGTCGAGCATCACGCAAGCCCTCAACCAGACCAACAACGAGTTCAATTCCGCCCTTTCCAAGCAGAAGGGCAGCAATCTGGACAAGGACTCGTTCATGCTCCTCCTGGTCACCCAGTTCAAGTATCAGGACCCGTTGAACCCGATGGACGACAAGGAGTTCATCGCCCAGATGGCGCAGTTCTCCAGCCTCGAACAGCTCATGAACCTCAACACCAGCATGGAAGGCCTGACCACCGCCACCAACAACCAGCAGATGGTCAACGCCACTTCCTACATCGGCAAGCTCGTGAGCGTTTCCGGCAACACCATCGGCAAGTCCACGGCCGCCAATGCGGACGGCAAGATGGAGACCTCCATCAGCACCTTCCGCTACGCCTTCGGCGACAACGTGGTCAAGGGCACCCTGAGCGTGAAGGACGCCAACGGCAACACCATCTACACCGAAGACCTCGCCGGCAAGCAGGCGGGCGTGACCTTCGAGTTCAACTGGAACGGCAAGATGGGCAACGGCCTGGACGCCCCGGACGGCGTGTACACGGTCTCCCTCGGCGCCTTCAACGACAAGGGCGAGGCCGTCCTCTCCGACCAGGTGGTCGACGCCACGGTGACGGGCGTGGTCAACAGCGACGGCACGGTCTACCTCGGCATGGACGGCGGTCAGCTCATGGAGCTCGCCAATGTGCGCCAGGTGACGACGCCCAAGGTCAAGGAAAGCTCCGCCGCGAAGGACGAGAGCGACGCCAAGGCCGAAGACGGCAAGAACGAAGAAAACAAGACGGACGAAAGCGAAACGGCGGATGCCGAGAGCGGTTCCAGCGAACAGGAAGCCGCCTCCGGCGAGACCGAAGAAGCCAAGGCCGCCTAA
- a CDS encoding flagellar hook-basal body complex protein, translating to MGLSASMWTSVSGLLAHGNKMNVVGNNIANVSTIGFKSQRMDFNDYLYINGGSTSGPVQIGAGVSTYAVLGDFSQGSLESTNSVTDIAIDGEGFFKVRKPNTDQMYYTRAGDFYFNADRQLQNPEGYRLQGWKVDNSTRLTFKSESINLGKDKANESAFVGTGTPQDIVLDSWYLEPQRTTSVSFTMGLTSDGRGDRSTSDTSPMTALYDQWDASKNPPMPDTSRATSSAIKVYDEGGNAHTLTVYYDQVASKQVDSDGNTIYEIEGLPAGYTVYEYAVTIPPEEDMRSYGGKGYDQVTNTWQEKPTQFYNDPVMGTNKNAGMLMTGHLIFDAAGNLVNQTAYTYGANSEPGDLNQCDLPPDELSSWQSTKFSSNGLPTFCANFTGQPLANSVSETISPTQSQAQDYIIELDFGLRCVSNWDNSGTLADLRGTESAPQQVNAKLSPVTKKVYDGPDYTWDPATSSWTGTDVPPANTVLYKQDANGNWVAATDKAGTPLDPTDTGPFRAQTTADFVPSNVQAMGVDILDADGNKVTVGADGRIDPAAKGPFHYETTVTSRTISYNDDVSKYGDPLKTENASSAGNSSYITQDAHADGYPSGVLSGTNIDNAGVVYGYYDNGETIPLYQIALYDFHNKQGLRREGGNLYGQTKESGEARQGVAGDNGFGVTRAYNIEGSNVDLSREFVNMITTQRGFQANSKGVTTVDTMLETVIGMKR from the coding sequence ATGGGTCTTTCAGCCAGCATGTGGACCAGCGTTTCGGGCCTGCTCGCTCACGGTAACAAGATGAACGTCGTGGGCAACAATATCGCCAACGTCAGCACCATCGGCTTCAAGAGCCAGCGCATGGATTTCAACGACTATCTGTACATCAACGGCGGCTCCACCAGCGGCCCGGTGCAGATCGGCGCGGGCGTTTCCACCTACGCGGTGCTTGGCGACTTCTCGCAGGGCTCGCTCGAATCCACCAACTCGGTCACCGACATCGCCATCGACGGCGAAGGCTTCTTCAAGGTGCGCAAGCCCAACACGGACCAGATGTACTACACCCGCGCCGGCGACTTCTACTTCAACGCCGACCGCCAGCTCCAGAACCCCGAAGGCTACCGCCTCCAGGGCTGGAAGGTGGACAACTCCACGCGCCTGACCTTCAAGAGCGAGTCCATCAATCTTGGCAAGGACAAGGCCAACGAGTCCGCCTTCGTGGGCACGGGCACGCCGCAGGACATCGTGCTGGACTCCTGGTACCTTGAGCCGCAGCGCACCACCAGCGTGAGCTTCACCATGGGCCTCACCAGCGACGGCCGCGGCGACCGCTCCACCAGCGACACCTCACCCATGACCGCCCTTTACGACCAGTGGGACGCCTCCAAGAACCCGCCCATGCCCGACACCTCCCGCGCCACCTCCTCGGCCATCAAGGTGTACGACGAAGGCGGCAACGCCCACACCCTCACGGTCTACTACGACCAGGTGGCGTCCAAGCAGGTCGATTCCGACGGCAACACCATCTACGAGATCGAGGGCCTGCCCGCGGGTTACACGGTGTACGAATATGCCGTGACCATTCCCCCGGAAGAGGACATGCGCAGCTACGGCGGCAAGGGTTATGACCAGGTCACCAACACCTGGCAGGAAAAGCCCACCCAGTTCTACAATGACCCCGTGATGGGCACCAACAAGAACGCGGGCATGCTCATGACCGGCCACCTGATCTTCGACGCCGCCGGCAACCTGGTCAACCAGACGGCCTACACCTACGGCGCCAATTCCGAGCCGGGCGACCTCAACCAGTGCGACCTGCCCCCGGACGAGCTCTCCAGCTGGCAGTCCACCAAGTTCTCCAGCAACGGCCTGCCCACCTTCTGCGCCAACTTCACGGGCCAGCCGCTCGCCAACAGCGTGAGCGAGACCATCTCGCCCACCCAGTCCCAGGCGCAGGACTACATCATCGAGCTGGACTTCGGCCTGCGCTGCGTGAGCAACTGGGACAATTCCGGCACCCTGGCCGACCTCCGCGGCACGGAAAGCGCCCCCCAGCAGGTGAATGCCAAGCTCTCGCCCGTGACCAAGAAGGTCTATGACGGCCCCGACTACACCTGGGATCCGGCCACCTCTTCCTGGACCGGCACCGATGTGCCCCCGGCCAACACCGTCCTCTACAAGCAGGACGCCAACGGCAACTGGGTGGCGGCCACCGACAAGGCGGGCACCCCGCTCGACCCCACGGATACCGGCCCCTTCCGCGCGCAGACCACGGCCGACTTCGTTCCCAGTAACGTGCAGGCCATGGGCGTGGACATTCTGGACGCCGACGGCAACAAGGTGACGGTGGGCGCGGACGGCCGCATCGACCCGGCCGCCAAGGGCCCCTTCCACTATGAGACCACGGTGACCAGCCGCACCATCAGCTACAACGACGACGTGTCCAAGTACGGCGACCCGCTCAAGACCGAGAACGCCAGCTCCGCGGGCAACTCCAGCTACATCACGCAGGACGCCCATGCCGACGGCTACCCCTCGGGCGTGCTCTCCGGCACCAACATCGACAACGCGGGCGTGGTGTACGGCTACTATGACAACGGCGAAACCATCCCGCTCTACCAGATCGCCCTCTATGACTTCCACAACAAGCAGGGCCTCCGGCGCGAGGGGGGCAACCTCTACGGCCAGACCAAGGAATCGGGCGAAGCCCGCCAGGGCGTGGCCGGCGACAACGGCTTCGGCGTGACCCGGGCCTACAACATCGAAGGCTCCAACGTGGACCTGAGCCGCGAATTCGTGAACATGATCACCACGCAGCGCGGCTTCCAGGCCAACTCCAAGGGCGTGACCACCGTTGACACCATGCTTGAAACCGTCATCGGCATGAAGCGCTAG
- a CDS encoding flagellin, which yields MSLVINNNMMAANTARTLNSHYSNLATSTQRLSTGLRVNSAADDAAGLAIRELQRADIAALHQGARNANDAISMIQTADGAMGVIDEKLIRLKELAEQAATGTYDSTQRLMIESEYQAMASEITRIANATDFNGIHLLNGTLSGDHDGSGKKAEDGISSTGRMKIHFGTGNDSAEDYYYITIGSVTASSLGVGNQASIDADGYTVSTQEAAQKALVAINEAIVSKDKIRAHLGAMQNRLENTITNLNVQAENLQAAESRISDVDVATEMTQFVRNQILTQSAVAMLGQANSLPQMAMQLIGG from the coding sequence ATGTCTTTGGTCATTAACAACAACATGATGGCCGCCAACACGGCCCGAACCCTGAACTCGCATTACAGTAACCTCGCAACCTCAACCCAGCGGCTCTCCACCGGCCTGCGCGTCAACAGCGCGGCTGACGACGCCGCCGGCCTTGCCATCCGCGAGCTCCAGCGCGCGGACATCGCGGCCCTGCACCAGGGCGCGCGCAACGCCAACGACGCCATTTCCATGATCCAGACGGCAGACGGAGCCATGGGCGTCATTGACGAAAAGCTCATCCGCCTCAAGGAACTGGCGGAACAGGCCGCCACGGGTACGTACGACTCCACCCAGCGCCTGATGATCGAGTCCGAGTATCAGGCCATGGCCTCGGAAATCACCCGTATCGCCAACGCCACGGACTTCAACGGCATCCACCTGCTCAACGGCACGCTCTCCGGCGACCACGACGGCAGCGGCAAGAAGGCCGAGGACGGCATCTCGTCCACCGGCAGGATGAAGATCCACTTCGGCACGGGCAACGATTCCGCGGAAGACTACTACTACATCACCATCGGCAGCGTCACCGCCTCGTCCCTCGGCGTGGGCAACCAGGCGAGCATCGATGCCGACGGCTACACCGTCTCCACGCAGGAGGCGGCCCAGAAGGCGCTCGTCGCCATCAACGAGGCCATCGTCTCCAAGGACAAGATCCGCGCCCACCTCGGCGCCATGCAGAACCGGCTGGAGAACACCATCACCAACCTCAATGTCCAGGCGGAAAATCTCCAGGCCGCAGAATCCCGAATTTCGGATGTGGACGTTGCCACGGAAATGACACAGTTCGTGCGCAACCAGATCCTCACCCAATCGGCCGTGGCCATGCTCGGCCAGGCCAACTCGCTGCCCCAGATGGCCATGCAGCTCATCGGCGGCTAG
- the rnc gene encoding ribonuclease III, with amino-acid sequence MDDKKTAPDGADMEDLAAKLGHRFRRPELLGLALTHSSWAHERGAGSAHNERLEFLGDAVVELCVSTELFRRFPKLREGELTRLRAHLVSTRGLARRARELGLDAHLRLGRGEEQQGGRDRDAILSDALEAVLAAVYEDGGFAAARDAVARIFAGHWPSGAGAPQARDYKSRLQEAVQHRFGTMPVYTQAATSGPEHAKHFQVRLTLPDGRNFAGQGTSLKKAEQDAARRALEALVAQKSLPADTWR; translated from the coding sequence ATGGACGACAAAAAAACGGCGCCGGACGGCGCGGACATGGAAGACCTGGCCGCGAAACTCGGCCACAGGTTCAGGCGCCCGGAACTGCTCGGGCTGGCGCTCACCCACAGCTCGTGGGCCCATGAGCGCGGCGCGGGAAGCGCGCATAACGAAAGACTGGAATTTCTGGGCGACGCGGTGGTGGAGCTCTGCGTTTCCACCGAGCTTTTCCGGCGTTTTCCGAAATTGAGGGAAGGCGAACTGACACGCCTGAGGGCGCATCTCGTGAGCACGCGGGGCCTTGCCCGGCGCGCGCGGGAATTGGGGCTGGACGCCCACCTCCGGCTCGGAAGGGGCGAGGAGCAACAGGGCGGCCGCGACCGTGATGCCATTCTCAGCGATGCGCTGGAGGCGGTGCTTGCCGCTGTGTATGAGGATGGAGGTTTTGCCGCGGCCAGGGACGCCGTCGCCCGCATCTTTGCGGGGCACTGGCCGTCTGGCGCGGGCGCGCCACAGGCGCGGGACTACAAATCACGCCTCCAGGAGGCGGTACAACATCGTTTCGGCACCATGCCGGTCTATACTCAGGCGGCAACCAGCGGCCCGGAACATGCCAAGCACTTTCAGGTGCGCCTCACGCTGCCTGACGGGCGGAACTTTGCCGGCCAGGGCACGAGCTTGAAGAAAGCGGAGCAGGATGCCGCGCGCCGCGCCCTCGAGGCGCTTGTGGCGCAAAAATCTTTGCCGGCGGACACATGGCGTTGA
- a CDS encoding TIGR03960 family B12-binding radical SAM protein has translation MRDLLPLLPRPSRYAGIEDGAVRKQADSVRMRVALAFPDLYEVGMSYLGQKILYGIVNAHDGWWAERVMAPDRAAAAILREHKAPLCTLESDTPLARMDCVAFSITHELCYTNVLFMLDLAGIPLRHADRPDDLGACPIVMAGGGALLGAEPLAPFMDLMVLGDGEETFPEVLELLERARAEGWGRARFLEEARHIPGVYVPSFFSAWRGGGLIPRFADHARPARRIVADLEGAIYPARQVIPAGAVHNRLSLEIARGCTRGCRFCHAGMVYRPVRERSPESVGALLEACLSETGFEEISFLSLSTGDYSALKTLCEGTMERCAREQVVLSLPSLRVGSIDDEIMGRMAELRRTGVTLAPEAASQRLRDVINKGISEEDILLHAQKLLEHGWRQVKLYFMIGLPTETDEDLVAIAELCRKVRDAGGRGAPRLQVTASLSPFVPKPFTPFQWEAQIGLDEIDRRVRLVREQFKGQKCLKLRWHEPAMSHLEGILSRAGREMADVVELAWRKGALFDSWMESFAIAPWLEALKECGIAAQDCTGAREPGAPLPWSHLEAGVSEDFLLRERERALAGKVTPDCRYGACRHCGACDTAAGPSLLAAPARTEGEDATRRNRLVFSQRDQAAHQPRRDAEGRLICKTQKQEPPHLAPELVHKAAQYRFWHTKTGGSACLSQLELQATLERALRRAGLPLAFSRGFHPLPLLSFGRALPVGVESEAEWFALTLRRLLAPAEAAERLGAHLPPGMRLRLVEFTPAERRTEQAVAEVFSCHLAGESAGGGTDADGLLARRLETFAALAEAPFTREGKNGPRSMDLRPLLLRWAPQPGGGVTFTLDWTMGYLSPLAFTLAVLGPEAGEPRVRARLRLRKTGQIFADGRKFPAE, from the coding sequence ATGCGCGACCTCCTGCCCCTTCTGCCACGGCCGAGCCGCTACGCCGGCATCGAGGACGGCGCCGTGCGCAAGCAGGCCGATTCCGTGCGCATGCGCGTGGCCCTGGCCTTTCCCGACCTCTACGAGGTGGGCATGTCCTACCTCGGGCAGAAGATCCTCTACGGCATCGTCAACGCCCATGACGGCTGGTGGGCCGAGCGCGTCATGGCGCCCGACCGCGCCGCCGCCGCCATCCTGCGCGAGCACAAGGCCCCGCTCTGCACGCTCGAGTCGGACACGCCGCTGGCCCGCATGGACTGCGTGGCCTTTTCCATCACGCACGAGCTCTGCTACACCAATGTCCTTTTCATGCTCGACCTCGCCGGCATCCCGCTGCGCCATGCCGACCGCCCGGACGACCTCGGCGCCTGCCCGATCGTCATGGCCGGCGGCGGGGCGCTGCTCGGGGCCGAGCCGCTCGCGCCCTTCATGGACCTCATGGTCTTGGGCGACGGCGAGGAGACATTTCCCGAAGTCCTCGAGCTGCTTGAGCGCGCCCGCGCCGAAGGGTGGGGTCGCGCCCGTTTTCTTGAAGAGGCGCGCCATATTCCCGGGGTCTATGTACCCTCCTTTTTCAGTGCGTGGCGGGGCGGCGGCCTCATCCCCCGCTTTGCCGACCACGCCCGGCCGGCGCGGCGCATCGTGGCCGACCTCGAGGGCGCCATCTATCCCGCGCGGCAGGTCATCCCCGCAGGCGCGGTGCACAACCGCCTCTCGCTCGAGATCGCGCGCGGCTGCACGCGCGGCTGCCGCTTCTGCCACGCGGGCATGGTCTATCGCCCGGTGCGCGAGCGCTCGCCCGAGAGCGTCGGCGCCCTGCTGGAGGCCTGCCTCAGCGAGACCGGCTTTGAGGAAATTTCCTTCCTGTCGCTCAGCACAGGCGATTATTCCGCGCTCAAGACCCTGTGCGAGGGCACCATGGAGCGCTGCGCCCGCGAGCAGGTGGTGCTTTCGCTGCCCTCGCTGCGCGTGGGCTCCATCGACGACGAGATCATGGGCCGCATGGCCGAGCTTAGGCGCACGGGCGTGACCCTCGCGCCCGAGGCCGCAAGCCAGCGCCTGCGCGATGTCATCAACAAGGGCATAAGCGAGGAGGACATCCTGCTCCACGCGCAAAAACTGCTGGAGCACGGCTGGCGGCAGGTCAAGCTCTATTTCATGATCGGCCTCCCCACCGAGACGGACGAAGACCTCGTCGCCATCGCCGAGCTCTGCCGCAAGGTGCGCGACGCCGGCGGCCGCGGGGCGCCGCGCCTGCAGGTGACGGCCTCGCTCTCGCCCTTCGTGCCCAAGCCGTTCACGCCCTTCCAGTGGGAGGCGCAGATCGGCCTTGACGAGATCGACCGCCGCGTGCGCCTCGTGCGCGAGCAGTTCAAGGGCCAGAAATGCCTCAAGCTGCGCTGGCACGAGCCGGCCATGAGCCACCTTGAGGGCATCCTCTCGCGCGCCGGCCGGGAAATGGCCGACGTGGTGGAACTGGCCTGGCGCAAGGGCGCGCTCTTCGACAGCTGGATGGAGAGCTTTGCCATCGCCCCGTGGCTCGAGGCCCTGAAAGAATGCGGCATCGCGGCCCAGGACTGCACCGGCGCCCGCGAGCCGGGCGCACCCCTGCCCTGGAGCCACCTCGAGGCCGGCGTCTCCGAGGATTTTCTCCTGCGGGAGCGCGAGCGCGCGCTGGCCGGCAAGGTCACGCCCGATTGCCGTTACGGCGCCTGCCGGCATTGCGGCGCCTGCGACACGGCCGCCGGGCCTTCGCTGTTGGCCGCGCCCGCGCGGACAGAGGGCGAAGACGCCACGCGCCGCAACCGCCTCGTCTTCAGCCAGCGCGACCAGGCCGCGCACCAGCCCCGGCGCGACGCCGAAGGGCGCCTCATCTGCAAGACCCAGAAGCAGGAGCCGCCCCACCTCGCGCCCGAGCTGGTGCACAAGGCCGCGCAATACCGCTTCTGGCACACCAAGACCGGCGGCAGCGCCTGCCTGAGCCAGCTGGAGCTCCAGGCCACACTGGAGCGCGCGCTGCGCCGCGCCGGCCTGCCGCTCGCCTTTTCGCGCGGCTTCCATCCGCTGCCCCTGCTCTCCTTCGGGCGGGCGCTCCCTGTGGGCGTGGAGAGCGAGGCCGAATGGTTCGCCCTCACCTTGCGGCGCCTCCTGGCCCCCGCAGAAGCGGCGGAACGCCTCGGCGCGCACCTGCCGCCGGGCATGCGCCTGCGGCTCGTGGAATTCACGCCGGCCGAACGGCGCACCGAACAGGCCGTGGCCGAAGTCTTTTCCTGCCACCTGGCCGGAGAAAGCGCGGGAGGCGGCACAGACGCGGACGGGCTGCTCGCGCGGCGCCTGGAAACTTTTGCC